The Larimichthys crocea isolate SSNF chromosome XII, L_crocea_2.0, whole genome shotgun sequence region tttcaGACTTTCAGCCTTCAAACACTCCGTTCTCGTGCATTTTAAGTGTTACGTGACGACACAGACGAGCATCCACTCTGTGGCAAACACTGAATCAAGATTTTGTTTGCAGATACATCCTATTAAATGATTGAGTTTGCTGTTAAACGATCGCTGAAAGCATTTCCGCTTCCTGTTTCCACTTCCACCAACATGCAGTTTGATAAAATGTACCCGCAGAACATTAAGCTAAATGAAAAGTGCTTTATGCCATTGAGATAATTAATGTTGTCAAACTCTAAAAAGGCCATAAGAGCTGAGAAGACATTTGTCTGACTCTTTGTCTCATCCTCAGATCTGTGACTTTGGCCTGGCACGGATAGCCGACCCCGAGCACGACCACACGGGTTTCTTGACAGAGTACGTGGCCACGCGTTGGTACAGGGCTCCAGAAATCATGCTCAACTCAAAGGTAGGTGTGTGAGGAACTGATGTAGACTCTGTGTTAGGGTGGATAtctcctttcctcctcactatatctgtttgtttgtgtctcagggCTACTCCAAGTCCATTGACATCTGGTCAGTGGGCTGCATCCTGGCTGAGATGTTGTCCAACAGGCCTATCTTTCCCGGGAAACACTACCTGGACCAGCTCAACCACATACTGGGTAAGCTCATTTTTACAAATGATTACACAATGAAGTCATTTAAGCACCTGATATGATACATTAGTCCATTACTTAATTCTCTGGGGCGAGTAGTACTTGTTTTGATGGCATCTGCCCCATGAGTATTGAAAGAAAGatgtctctcctctgtgtgcagGCATCCTCGGCTCTCCAACTCAAGAAGATCTGAACTGCATCATCAACATGAAGGCGAGGAACTACCTGCAGGCCCTGCCTGACAAACCCAGGGTCCCCTGGGAAAAGATCTACGTCAAGGCTGACGCAAAAGGTACGTGGACGCATGCTCTTTTATAAACCTGGGATgtaaaggagagaaaataagacGCATGtatctaaaataacaaaacatatctGGGGAAGTAGGTGGAGGCTAAAGCAGCTCTCCGTGGCCCTGTTACAGCGCAGCTCGTGTGGGGAAAGGAAGTAAGATAAACCAATTGTTTTTCGGTAGAAACCAagttatttattagtttatatgATCCATTTATGAGCACAACAACAAGGGCGAGCTCAAGTTAAATAAGGTTGATCTTCAGATTGGAGACTAGCAGATTAGATTTGCGGGTCGAGCAGTCGCCCTCCAAGACACAGGTGACTGTGGTTGCTATGCCTCCTCAGCCGGGACCAAACGGAGTAGggcgaccacacacacacttttcatacacaacaaaacactacaGGCAAGGCAGCGGCTGTAACAGGCCCACAGTTGGCAGCAGATGCAGACGTTCAGGTGGCAGTTTCAAAAGACTGTGCTGTTCTTTTGTAACCGCTGAGCTCGACCAATAAAGGATGTTTCTGTCACCtataaacctaaaaaaaacatttatagaaCATGCTTTCAACGTGTGATTATTGTTTGTCAGATGCTCCACGCGGGTTGTTTGTTTAGAATAATAAAGATATTGTTTACATTCACAATAATCATGGAGGAGTTGGCACAGCTGAGAGCTTCAACgagaacatactgtacagcaaaAATACTCATTAATTATTAACTCTATTAAAACATGTGGTTAGTTTTGTGTGACAGTAAAGTCATACTGAATCCACCTCCATCTTAAATTTATATATtaagatgcttttattttttaaatctgatgcaatacaatgaattaaaaaataaaagtaccaCCAAGTGAACAATTTGATTGTTTcagcgttgttgttgttgttgttgcagcacaTCCTGGTGACTAACGCTCTTGATTAATGTGTCGTAGCTCTGGACCTGCTGGGCCGCATGTTGACCTTCAATCCCTTCAAGCGCATCAGCGTCGAGGAGGCCCTGGGTCATCCTTACCTGGAGCAGTACTACGACCCCACAGATGAGGTACGCACACGGACGGAGCCACCATTACaaactaatatatataatttattcagTGAAATAACTCTTTAAATCTTTAGCTTTTCAAGATTTCCTTAGAGTACAAAAGCCAAGTTTTGAGATTTGTACAAATGTTGGATcctttcaaacatgtttgtcGTTGTTGAGCCGAGGTTTAATTGTGCTAAGAATCCTCTTAGCCGTGCTTGGTATTAAGTTTTGCTCCGTGCTTCAGCTTTAGAGACGTTAAAGAATGTAATTGTTAATCACGTCTCAGTTTACGTCAGCAGAGCCAGACTCCTACCGCTGTTTTTACCATTGTTACGTTTACTCGTGTTGTGTCCTGATCTGCACCGTTCAGCCTGTATAAACAGACTTGGCAGTAAAAGCtgaactgtcttttttttttttttctactacCTCCAGATCAGCCTCTTAAAGGTTGAATAACTGTGTGCAGCATGTTGCAACAGCGTACCACACTGTACTTCTCGATTTTTACCACTTCGTTTTTTAAAGCTACATTTGAGCTTCTACTTGAATGtttgtattatgtgtgtgtttgtgtgcagccaGTAGCAGAGGAGCCTTTCACTTTCTCCATGGAGCTCGACGACCTTCCCAAGGAGAAGCTGAAGGAACTGATCTATGACGAAACCGCCCGTTTCCAGGAAACCTACCAGGGCTCCTGAGACACAAAGGTACATGAGAAGACCATTACCTCACACCCAAACACATGTCTGTACAGGCTGTGGGAACAAATGTTCACTATGGAGGACGATAAATGATCGAtctattaaacacacacagtcagtgcaGGGCTCTGTTAGCATAGGTTGCCTTACCTGACACATATTAGTTAGTTTACAGTGTCGTCATTAGCCGATCACTTCAGCCATCGAAAGGGAAGTTAAAAGAACCAGAAGTATTTGTTCATCagaaaataacctttaaaaCCACAACACCAGTCGAAAATCAACCACTTCTAAGTATCAATCT contains the following coding sequences:
- the mapk3 gene encoding mitogen-activated protein kinase 3 codes for the protein MEDTSSTAAVGDAGAAAEAASTARRDEAPAAGPKPECESVKGQMFDVGPRYTNLSYIGEGAYGMVCSALDNMTSQRVAIKKISPFEHQTYCQRTLREIKILLRFHHENIIGINDILRARHIDNMRDVYIVQTLMETDLYKLLKSQKLSNDHICYFLYQILRGLKYIHSANVLHRDLKPSNLLINTTCDLKICDFGLARIADPEHDHTGFLTEYVATRWYRAPEIMLNSKGYSKSIDIWSVGCILAEMLSNRPIFPGKHYLDQLNHILGILGSPTQEDLNCIINMKARNYLQALPDKPRVPWEKIYVKADAKALDLLGRMLTFNPFKRISVEEALGHPYLEQYYDPTDEPVAEEPFTFSMELDDLPKEKLKELIYDETARFQETYQGS